From Triticum aestivum cultivar Chinese Spring chromosome 7B, IWGSC CS RefSeq v2.1, whole genome shotgun sequence:
AGAGTTAATCAACTTGTGGATAGGACTAGATATTTTACAACCTGGTGGTTGGAACCAAACACTGGAAGACATAGGTCTAAGCATTTTAAATGATCTGATCGCATATGGATTTTTCGAAAAAGAGGAAACTGATGGTCATGTGTGTTACATAATGCATGACCTACTACATGATTTGGCATGGAAGGTTGCATCTCATGAATGCCTTTCCGTGCATCATTCCAATGTGAGTTCAGTAAAAATTCATCCAAGCATCCGCCACTTGTCTATAATCATTGATTGTTATAAAATGTCTCATGAAAACTTCAAGCGTGAATTAAGAAATCTGAAGACAAGATTGAAGGTTAAACACTTGCAGAGTTCGATGTTATTTGGAAGCATTGATGAAAACTTTGACATCATTTTGGGTTATCTGTTTAGGGAAGCAAATGCTCTCCGTGTTCTCAGTTTGGTTGACATGCCCTTTTCTGTGGAGTCCATGTTACCTAACTTTTCAGCACTTGTCCACCTACGATACCTATGCCTGCAAAAGGATTATGATAGTGAGATGCAATTACCACTTGCCATATCTAAATTTTATCATTTAAAGATTTTGGATTTAGGAAAGTGGAATGGCTGTTATGATTTGCCAAGAGAGTTAGCCAACCTTGCTAAATTGTATCGTATTTATGTCCCAATTGGTGAGTTGCACTCTGGTATTTCTAATGTGGAGAAACTCAGGGTCTTAGAAGAGTTAAAGGTTTTTAGAGTCAATAAAGAAAGTGAAGGGTTTGAACCAAGTCAACTAGAGTATTTGACTGAACTAAGGGAGCTTGGCATCTATAACCTTGAGAAAATACACAAGAAAGAAGCAGCAGCCAAAGTGAAACTGGTACAGAAAACCAAGTTGGAGAGGTTAACATTAGATTGGGATAGTAAGCGGTCTAATGTCGAGGCTAGTGCAGAAATAGCCGTCCTTGAGAGCCTTCAGACACATATATATCTGCAAGAATTGTGCATTAGAGGGCATGGTGGCCCTTCTTGTCCAACATGGCTGGGTGATAAGCTCGCTTTTGAAGCTCTTGAATCTCTTCATCTTTCTGGTATTTATTGGCAATGTCTCCCTCCTTTAGGGAAGATGTTGGGCCTTCGTAAGTTAAAATTGGAGCATATTGCCATAATGGAGGAGTTTGTTATAGAGGAAAGCTTTTGCAGGCTAACAAGGCTTGAGCTTGTTGGCTTGGGAGGGTTTGGAAAATGGGTAGCATCACAGGGTGTTGATCATATGTTTCCTCTTCTGCAAGTACTCATTATAAGTGACTGCCCTAAACTGTTGTTGTTGCCATTTTCAAACTACTTTGTTGACCCTAAACCAGATGAAGGCCAGAAAATTGGTTGGTTTCCTAAACTGCAAGTGCTTGAGATAAGTAATTGTCCAGAACTCATGTTGGTGGCTCGTGTCCCATGGACTGAAACTCTGTGTAGGGTTGAAATAAGTGATGTAAAGCTGCTACGGTGGTTTAGGTATAACACAGAATATTCCAGTCTGACTATTACTGGGAAGAGTAATCTGCAGAGCTTAGATGAGGTGGTAGCCTTCGGTAAAATGACTAAAGAGATTGAGCAGCTAGAACTCAAAAGGTGCCCACCTCTGCAGTCAGAGCAGTTTTCGGCGCTAACCTCACTGAAGAGATTGCATGTGGATAGTTCAGATGTCATGTCTGGGCTAGATGGTTCAGATGGTGAAGATGATGTTGAACCATGTGGGAAAGATTTGTCAGAGCTCCTCACCCACCTCCCAAGGCTATCCATTCTGAGTATCAGAAAGTGTAGAAAGCTTACACAACTAGCATTGGGCGTGGATGTGCAGCAAACAATGCTAGCAATAGCAACAACAGCTACAGAGGTGGAGcaggagaaagaagaagatgacTCAGGACTGCTGCTCTTGCCGGCCCATCTCTCTGACACACTGAAGTCCCTGAGCATCGAAAAGTGTCCAGAGCTAGTCCTAGTGGACCCCAGAGGAGCAGGAGGGCTCCATGCCCTGCGATCCCTTCAGAGATTATGGATTTTTGGCAGCCCCAAGTTACTATCCGCCCAGAGCTCCTTTTCCGGCTGCCTTTTCCCATCCTCTCTGCAGGACCTCACTCTTCACAGCGTGAAAGGCATGGGGACGCTGGAGCCCCTCTCAAACCTCAACTCTCTCACGCAATTAGAATTGAGGGGTTGCGGACGGGATCTAAGCTGCAAGGGATTGGGGCCTCTCCTTACCACCGGGGCCCAACTCAGACATTTAGAAGTCTTTGGCAGCCCTAGGTTCTTTGCTGGACGGGATCCCAGGCAGGATAATAAAGGAGAAAAGAAAGAGTTGCAGCAGCTTGTTTCCTCCCAGAGTTCATCCAAACTGCAGAAGCTCCGGACAGATGATGCCATGGGGCTCCTTTCTACGCCCATCTGCAGCCTGCTATCTTCCTCCCTCACCGAGCTGAACCTGTATAGGACAGAGATGGAGCACTTCACCAAGGAGCAGGAGGACGCCCTTCACCTCCTCTCCTCCCTCAAGGAACTAGAGTTTAGGTATTTGGAAAAGCTTCAGAGCCTCCCTACAGGGCTGCACAAGCTTACCAACCTCGAGGATCTAACAATCCACGAATGTCCCGCCCTCCGGTCGCTGCCCAATGATGGCCTGCCCAAGtcactgcgatgcttatgtgtatCCGACTGCGGCGATGAGGAGCTAAAACAGCAGTGCAGGGGGTTGGTTGGGACCATCCCATATGTCATGCTAGACCTCCTATTCTAGGTAACACAAATATATTTCATTTCCTTTTtccacctcatccatttcttgcaTTATAATCTGATCAGTTTTCGTTTCCATCTATTATACTATGCAGGCCTCTGCCTTGGAGTTCCCTTGTACATTCTTCAAGCCTTGTAGAGCTCAACTATTGCATGACAGGGAGGTCTTGTGGCCACCTTCTCCTTTCCTGTACATACATAGATCTGGTAAGTACATATGAACTACAACCTTACTCCTTCTGTGCAGTATCAATTTATAACAACATCCACCTATGCTCCTGCTATTTCAGTAAACCATTCTTTTTCCTCAACTTAAAGAAAATAGTACAACATTACTTATGTAGAACATTACTTTTGTTCTTCTCACAAGTTGAGAAAGCTCTTTGATTATCAGCCAATTCCTCTTGAAAGTTCAGTTCAAGAAATTCCTTTTGAGAGTTCCTATGTTTCTGTTCATGTAAGAAAACCACAGAAATCTGCTTCTTATTGACTCTTTATTCTGGTTATTTGTGCAGGTATTCTTATCTTTGTCCTCATAGGCTTCTACATATTTCACTTGAGTTATGGTGGCCGTCACTCATCAGGACTTGTTGGTGTATATTACTATTTCTATTGCCAAGATTAAAATATCACCAGGGAATGATTGTGAACAAATCATATTTCAATGCTTAGCTAGTGATTTTAAGGTTTGCCATTTTCTTACCAGGCCCACTGCTACATTGCTATCAATACCAAGTGttcttatttatttttattttggctTGTTGTGCAGTTCTTCTTATGTTTATTCTCATAGGCTTCTACATACTTGCATTTAAATTTTGGTTGGCATCACTCATCAATACTAAGTGGGTATACATGGCTAGTTTGGGTGTGAGGATCAAAATATCAACACGGAATAATTTTGGAATAAACAAAGACTGTTGCTGATTAAGGTTTGTCATTTTCTCACCCACTGCTACATTACTATGGTACAAGGTGTTCTTGCATTCACCATTTCTCTGGGCATACTGTGCAGGTGTTCTTCAGGTTTGCCATGGTAGGGTTCTAGATAATGCATCTTTATATTTGGTTGCCACTCAAGAACACTTGGTGGTGTACTTGGAAAGCTATGGGTTCATGATCAAAAGACCATTATTAATAATTACGGGAAAAAATGGCTTTATAGTCTTTTGCTACTTATATGAAGGTTTGATGTTCCTCAAAGTCAGTGCTACATTGCTAAAGATACATACCTCTTGCCCTCCAATTTTGCATTATCAACTCCCTGTATGCAGAGGCTTCTGAACTGTGAGTGTTCTTCCACTGGAAAATTATGTGATGTGGCAAGTGATCTGCTATTCAGTTATATTGCTAGAGCATTTGCACTATTAAACAATGAATGCATTCTGTTTTAATTACTTTATTCTCACATGTTCTTTGCGAATTGTGATGCTTGTCGGATTGTGGTATGAATTTTGAGGAATCAGGACAGTCTTGTAGGAATGCTCTATTACATTTTGTATTCGCTACTTCATCTATTTTAAAAATAAGGTGGTTCTTGCTTGCAATTCAGTGATATTATTTTCAACCTTGTATGTTATTATCTCTCAAAAAAAGAACCATGGTATGTTCTTATGTGAGCTCCAATCATGTACTGCAGGTATTCATGCTAGTTGCACCCCAAATTATGCAATTTTGTCACAAAAAAATACTCAGTAAGCTGCACAGTAAGTTGATGAATTGACCTGGATCTTTTCAACAAGCACATTGTACGATTTTTAGTTTTCGCATATaattggtcatgttatgctatgcaGATCTTCCAGTCTGTTGTCTTGGAAAAATTGCCATCCAGTCTTGGACATAATTTGCGTTTCATTTGATTTGGAAGTTATTGTGGTATTGCTTGCTAAGGTACCGAACTGACCAGAACTTCAGAATAGTCTGCTGTACATACTAcctattttttatttttgggcTATAACAATTTTGAGTGATCACTATTTCTAATCATTCCTATTTTAAACAGACATATATTGACGGAAGCTCATGTCAGTTACTATCATCTGTTCAGCCACATGAGATCCCAGCGTGGATGCAACCTCATCTCTGTTCAGATCTCAGGCTATCACCGAAAGGTATGTTCTCCCTTTGACACTATGGAATGTTGGCTGCCACAAGAAATATGTATTGATCCATGGTTCTAAAGTTTCAGACTCCACAAAGACTCTTCCTTCGCTGATAGCTCTGGCCTGTGGAATAACCTTGGAACTACGAAAAACAGTAGTGGCAGGCCCGAAGGTAATATAGTTCACGTCTGTGCTGAAGTAATGAATTATTCAAGTTATAGTTGAGCTAATAGACTGTGCAATTGTGAGAACCTAGTAataatcaaaactatcatattatgtTGACCAGTACACAAAAATTAAGTTGATGAAATTTGTTATTGTTCTTTCTCCAGTCCTGTAAACACTGTTGGGAACCCTTTTTTCCCCAATCTAGGGCAGTATGACTATTTGGTTTTGAACAGGACCGAGCACTATTTTTTAGTCTTTATACCGAGGTCTGTAGTTTATTTACTTATGTTCACATTGCTGTGCATGACAACCAGGTGTCACTTGTGCCAAGGATTttcttgctgctccattgcttacATAGGGATCTTGCCTCTATTAGTGACTGATCCGTGAGAGCCTCATGCTTATTGGCATTTTCCCCACATCAGTTAGATACATAGTGTCAGTAGAGCTATTTTGTGAGCTGAAATTCCAGGCTTATCGCACCCTTGACTCTATCACAAGCTATTGGAATTGGCTGGAACAAATGTTAATTATGGTGTTTCTTCAGTTGTGTTGATCAGCGTTCTTGGAAGCAACGGGTCATATTAGACGAAAGGTGCGGTTTATTCAGGCGGTCTTCTGTCACTGCAATTGCACACACAAAAATAGGTTTTCAAGTACTACTGTACGATGCCAAAAGAAGTTGAACTGCATTGTGCGCACTCATGGGTACGTTTGGATCTTTTAATGTTTCTTTGAAACTCCTGATTTTGTGAAACTCTTTATGCATGTTCATCATTCTGTTCTTCGTAGGCTGCACCGAGCAAAACATATAAGACAAGGCTTGGTTGAGCATAAGTTGTGGAAATGTCACTACCTGTTGGAGCACGGGTACAGTCGAAAAAGGGCGGATGAGCATAGAAAACAGAGAAGAGGCCCGTCTGTGTCGTGAATGCAGAGGGAGGCGGCAGCCAGCGGTGATGTGAGTGCTATTTGGGTAGCGGGGTCACCGAAGGTCACATTGTCGGGGTGGCAGGCTCCATCGCTAGCAAGGAAGGAACTGCAGTTTGGCTAGTTTTTTAGTTTCAAGGGCCTAAACAAACAGAAATGCAATTTTTATCTGTCTTTCTTAGTCCTCTGTTTCTTTCTTACAGGTTGTACTGGACTA
This genomic window contains:
- the LOC123158819 gene encoding putative disease resistance protein RGA3 → MDALLGAAQWVVGKALAPVADGLLEAWGASKNLGLNIEALRMELLCVKATLETAGRKQVDGPAMQELLGKLRDSAHCAEDLLDELDYFRIHDQLQGRYDAADQHAKGGVRNLALNVRHAAKAVGKLTFVSSCYWSTANPTGDSGEDAGQRASCCAWPRSRQRPRGNSSSTPNANQDEPTLCGAAQRQTPMLGFNRVDFSKRMRHIVEQLQPVRQDVTLILQSCDPMTIPDIAQSRPITTGQSVEPKLYGRDHIMDTIIHDMTKGKYLSTGLTVLPVVGPGGIGKTTLIQHIYHNKEVQNHFHVVIWVCVSHSFNLNKLLEDIKTDIPRVEGEKGDRPEELIPQRLKSKRFLLVLDDIWKISNEDDWKRLLLPLKKSQEEGSVIVLTTRFPAIAKIVNATNHIELKGLESEEFKNLFLAFIIDEPFRSDQKYLLGIGDKIMEKLKGSPLAAKTVGTLLRKDLSLRHWRSVLESKEWETQTEANDIMPALKLSYDHLTSHQQQCFSYSALFPEDYKYSAKELINLWIGLDILQPGGWNQTLEDIGLSILNDLIAYGFFEKEETDGHVCYIMHDLLHDLAWKVASHECLSVHHSNVSSVKIHPSIRHLSIIIDCYKMSHENFKRELRNLKTRLKVKHLQSSMLFGSIDENFDIILGYLFREANALRVLSLVDMPFSVESMLPNFSALVHLRYLCLQKDYDSEMQLPLAISKFYHLKILDLGKWNGCYDLPRELANLAKLYRIYVPIGELHSGISNVEKLRVLEELKVFRVNKESEGFEPSQLEYLTELRELGIYNLEKIHKKEAAAKVKLVQKTKLERLTLDWDSKRSNVEASAEIAVLESLQTHIYLQELCIRGHGGPSCPTWLGDKLAFEALESLHLSGIYWQCLPPLGKMLGLRKLKLEHIAIMEEFVIEESFCRLTRLELVGLGGFGKWVASQGVDHMFPLLQVLIISDCPKLLLLPFSNYFVDPKPDEGQKIGWFPKLQVLEISNCPELMLVARVPWTETLCRVEISDVKLLRWFRYNTEYSSLTITGKSNLQSLDEVVAFGKMTKEIEQLELKRCPPLQSEQFSALTSLKRLHVDSSDVMSGLDGSDGEDDVEPCGKDLSELLTHLPRLSILSIRKCRKLTQLALGVDVQQTMLAIATTATEVEQEKEEDDSGLLLLPAHLSDTLKSLSIEKCPELVLVDPRGAGGLHALRSLQRLWIFGSPKLLSAQSSFSGCLFPSSLQDLTLHSVKGMGTLEPLSNLNSLTQLELRGCGRDLSCKGLGPLLTTGAQLRHLEVFGSPRFFAGRDPRQDNKGEKKELQQLVSSQSSSKLQKLRTDDAMGLLSTPICSLLSSSLTELNLYRTEMEHFTKEQEDALHLLSSLKELEFRYLEKLQSLPTGLHKLTNLEDLTIHECPALRSLPNDGLPKSLRCLCVSDCGDEELKQQCRGLVGTIPYVMLDLLF